The following proteins come from a genomic window of Nicotiana tomentosiformis chromosome 12, ASM39032v3, whole genome shotgun sequence:
- the LOC104108903 gene encoding cytochrome P450 78A5-like, producing the protein MSSEYSILFITSTYGHSSNVFFSYEFLIFFLLFLSFTFWLTPGGLAWALSKSRVGFRPTIPGPSGLPVLGLVFTFTSSLTHRLLSKLSKSLSATSLMAFSVGFTRFIISSQPESAKEILNSSAFADRPVKESAYELLFHRAMGFAPYGEYWRSLRKMSATHLFSHKRISSLGECRREIGNKMVSEIMSLMAETEGKIKVKRILHFGSLNNVMSSVFGKCYDFITDNDGQKLEFLVCEGYELLGIFNWSDHFPFLGWLDLQGVRRRCRDLATKVNIFVGKIIEEHRVKRAENGGVVADEGLSDFVDVLLDLEKDNKLSNTDMIAVLWEMIFRGTDTVAILLEWILARMVLHPEIQAKAQQEIDNIVGTNKGVSDFDLPKLTYLQAIVKETLRIHPPGPLLSWARLAMNDTFIGHHFIPAGTTAMVNMWAITRDENIWPQPEKFMPERFLEEDVAIMGSDLRLAPFGSGRRVCPGKIMGLATVQLWLAQLLQSFNWIASDNGVDLSECLKLSLEMKHSLVCKAIPRVNS; encoded by the exons ATGTCATCTGAATACTCAATACTTTTCATTACTTCAACTTATGGCCATTCCTCAAATGTATTCTTTTCCTATGAGTTTCTCATCTTCTTTCTTCTCTTCCTTTCATTCACCTTCTGGCTCACCCCGGGTGGACTTGCATGGGCTTTATCCAAGTCCCGGGTCGGGTTCCGACCCACCATTCCCGGGCCATCAGGTCTACCCGTTCTTGGCTTGGTCTTCACCTTCACTAGTTCCCTCACTCATAGACTTCTTTCAAAGTTGTCAAAAAGCCTCAGCGCTACTTCTTTAATGGCTTTTTCTGTTGGGTTTACGCGTTTTATAATTTCAAGCCAACCAGAGTCCGCGAAAGAAATTTTAAACAGTTCTGCTTTTGCAGATAGACCTGTTAAGGAATCTGCTTACGAACTTTTGTTTCATAGAGCAATGGGTTTTGCACCTTACGGCGAGTACTGGAGAAGTTTGAGAAAAATGTCAGCAACACATTTATTTAGTCATAAGAGAATATCAAGTTTAGGGGAGTGTAGAAGAGAAATAGGCAATAAAATGGTGAGTGAAATCATGAGTTTAATGGCCGAGACAGAAGGGAAAATTAAAGTAAAGAGGATTTTGCATTTTGGATCTTTGAATAATGTGATGAGTAGTGTTTTTGGGAAATGTTATGATTTTATAACGGACAATGATGGACAAAAACTGGAGTTTTTAGTGTGTGAAGGTTATGAGTTGTTGGGTATATTTAATTGGAGTGACCATTTTCCTTTTTTGGGGTGGTTAGATTTGCAAGGGGTTAGAAGAAGATGTAGAGATTTGGCTACTAAAGTTAATATTTTTGTTGGGAAAATTATAGAAGAACACAGGGTTAAAAGAGCTGAAAATGGTGGTGTAGTTGCTGATGAAGGTTTATCGGACTTTGTTGATGTCTTGCTCGATTTGGAGAAGGATAATAAACTCAGTAACACGGACATGATCGCAGTTCTTTGG gaAATGATCTTCAGGGGAACTGATACTGTTGCAATCCTACTAGAGTGGATTCTTGCAAGAATGGTGCTACATCCAGAAATACAAGCCAAAGCTCAACAAGAAATAGACAATATTGTAGGAACAAATAAAGGTGTATCTGATTTTGACTTGCCTAAATTAACCTATCTTCAAGCTATAGTAAAAGAGACACTTAGAATCCATCCACCAGGTCCTCTTCTTTCTTGGGCTAGACTTGCAATGAATGACACATTTATTGGTCATCACTTCATCCCAGCAGGAACAACAGCAATGGTTAACATGTGGGCAATTACTCGCGACGAAAACATTTGGCCACAGCCTGAAAAGTTCATGCCAGAAAGATTTTTGGAAGAAGATGTCGCGATCATGGGTTCTGATCTAAGGTTGGCACCATTTGGCTCTGGGAGAAGAGTGTGTCCTGGCAAAATAATGGGACTTGCTACTGTTCAACTTTGGTTAGCTCAGTTACTTCAAAGTTTCAATTGGATTGCTTCAGATAATGGTGTGGATTTATCTGAGTGTTTGAAGTTGTCTCTGGAAATGAAGCACTCTTTAGTTTGCAAAGCTATTCCTAGGGTTAATTCTTAA